From Myxococcales bacterium, a single genomic window includes:
- a CDS encoding response regulator transcription factor — translation MSLRILLIDDDARLSRFLASYLEQNDVKLSHAKDGVEGLARLQADAFDAVLLDVMMPGLDGLEVLRRLRQTSRLPVIMLTARGDESDRVVGLELGADDYIPKPFSPRELLARLRAVLRRAQPDASSETVMAQGIVADLGARRASVDGREIELTGIEFDILVALLRRAGRVVPRTALLGEAGRADVVVGERTVDVHISRLRKKIGDDPRAPYRIKTVRGIGYVLPREPA, via the coding sequence ATGTCGCTCCGCATCCTTCTGATCGATGACGACGCGCGGCTCTCGCGGTTCCTGGCCAGCTACCTGGAGCAGAACGACGTCAAGCTGAGCCACGCGAAGGACGGCGTCGAGGGTCTTGCCCGCTTGCAGGCGGATGCCTTCGACGCCGTGCTGCTCGACGTGATGATGCCAGGGCTCGACGGGCTCGAGGTGCTGCGCCGCCTGCGCCAGACCAGCCGCTTGCCGGTGATCATGCTCACGGCGCGCGGCGACGAGTCGGACCGGGTCGTGGGGCTCGAGCTTGGCGCCGACGACTACATCCCCAAACCCTTCAGCCCCCGGGAGCTGCTCGCACGGCTGCGGGCGGTGCTCCGGCGCGCGCAACCAGACGCAAGCTCCGAGACGGTCATGGCCCAGGGCATCGTGGCCGATCTCGGGGCGCGTCGTGCGTCGGTGGACGGACGCGAGATCGAGCTGACGGGGATCGAGTTCGACATCCTGGTCGCGCTCCTGCGCCGCGCGGGCAGGGTGGTGCCGCGCACGGCCTTGCTCGGTGAGGCGGGGCGGGCCGACGTGGTGGTCGGCGAGCGCACGGTGGACGTACACATCTCCCGGCTGCGCAAGAAGATCGGCGACGACCCCAGAGCTCCGTACCGGATCAAGACGGTGCGTGGCATCGGTTACGTGCTGCCCCGCGAGCCGGCATGA
- a CDS encoding HAMP domain-containing histidine kinase has product MGSSWGAWGEPCARPDLAVPVRRDERLLGAAKLCFERRDHRGGAWFFALLGAALLSLWGFSGVMARRLVRPLGEVLRVANEIGSGNLKARVTLRHNKVGEIADLADAINEMADRIERQLADQRELLAGVSHEIRSPLARLRVLSELAKDDVNGKLAEDIEREILEIDSLVGELLASSRLDFGAVERRTFEAGTLARECVERAGLSSDLCRDESEAASLSGDPTLIARALTNLLENAKQHAGGVTRLVLRREAGSLVFSVEDAGPGFSQQDLGRAFEKFVRGEKSAGSSLGLGLSLVRRIALAHGGRAWAENRAEGGARVAFSLPLVS; this is encoded by the coding sequence GTGGGCAGCTCTTGGGGGGCCTGGGGCGAGCCCTGCGCGCGGCCCGATCTTGCGGTACCTGTTCGCCGAGACGAGCGCCTGCTCGGCGCGGCGAAGCTGTGTTTCGAACGCCGCGACCATCGGGGCGGAGCCTGGTTTTTTGCGCTGCTCGGCGCCGCGCTGCTCAGCCTGTGGGGCTTCTCGGGGGTCATGGCGCGGAGGTTGGTGCGCCCGCTCGGTGAGGTGCTGCGCGTCGCCAACGAAATCGGTAGCGGCAACCTGAAGGCGCGCGTCACGTTGCGTCACAACAAGGTGGGAGAGATCGCCGATCTGGCCGACGCGATCAACGAAATGGCTGACCGGATCGAGCGGCAGCTGGCAGATCAGCGAGAGTTGCTCGCCGGAGTGAGCCACGAAATCCGCTCGCCGTTGGCCCGACTCCGCGTGCTGTCGGAGCTGGCAAAGGACGACGTGAATGGCAAGCTGGCGGAGGACATCGAGCGGGAGATCCTGGAGATCGACTCGCTGGTCGGGGAGCTGCTGGCCAGCTCGCGCTTGGACTTCGGCGCGGTCGAGCGGCGCACCTTCGAGGCCGGCACGCTGGCGCGCGAGTGCGTCGAGCGAGCGGGGCTGTCCTCGGATCTGTGCCGCGACGAGAGCGAAGCGGCATCGCTTTCTGGCGACCCGACGCTGATCGCACGAGCGCTCACGAACCTGCTCGAGAACGCCAAACAACACGCTGGGGGTGTCACCCGGCTGGTGCTCCGTCGTGAGGCCGGGTCGCTGGTGTTTTCGGTGGAGGACGCGGGACCGGGGTTCTCCCAGCAGGACCTCGGGCGGGCCTTCGAGAAGTTCGTGCGCGGGGAAAAGAGCGCAGGCTCGTCGCTCGGACTCGGTCTGTCGCTGGTGCGCCGTATCGCGCTGGCCCACGGTGGGCGAGCCTGGGCGGAGAATCGCGCCGAAGGTGGCGCGCGCGTCGCCTTCAGCTTGCCGCTCGTGAGCTGA
- a CDS encoding serine/threonine protein kinase: protein MSSPGAERGSGDPTDDPPSGVTTVSGTYRAGEIIDEKYILIRKIGEGGMGAVWIAHNSVLDVHCAVKLIENASKQVAERVLDEARSAAKLGHPAIVRVLDYGHTGAGDPFIAMELLDGEDLAQLMERQGRLPPTDAVQMLLPIAHALATAHAKGIVHRDVKPENIFLARSEVVTTQPKLLDFGIVRVEHSNRRLTIDGAVLGTPDYMSPEAARGEEINGQTDIWGFCVVLYELMRGNRPFDGDNYNALMFAIINDEPKSLAEQGVGDEELSAIVQRGLKKSKDDRWATMRDLGEELALWLESQGVSDDITGTSLRRGWLAETESKRIELPPYVRDSLRSAAGESPAQRARREASVAVTGSGPSVSDQELAAIAELHAEGDPEELLSRATRRRNVAVVLGLVVVIVGTVLAVLIGTGIILPS, encoded by the coding sequence ATGAGCTCACCAGGCGCAGAGCGCGGGTCCGGAGATCCCACGGACGACCCGCCGTCGGGAGTCACCACCGTGTCGGGCACCTATCGGGCGGGGGAGATCATCGACGAGAAGTACATCCTGATCCGGAAGATCGGGGAAGGCGGCATGGGAGCCGTGTGGATCGCGCACAACAGCGTGCTCGACGTGCACTGTGCGGTGAAGCTGATCGAAAACGCCTCCAAACAGGTGGCGGAGCGCGTGCTCGATGAGGCCAGATCGGCGGCAAAGCTGGGGCACCCCGCCATTGTGCGGGTCCTCGACTACGGGCACACGGGGGCTGGGGATCCATTCATTGCCATGGAGCTGCTCGACGGCGAGGATCTCGCGCAGCTCATGGAGCGGCAAGGTCGGCTGCCGCCGACCGACGCGGTGCAGATGCTCCTGCCGATTGCCCACGCCCTCGCCACTGCGCATGCAAAGGGCATCGTGCATCGCGACGTGAAACCGGAGAACATCTTCCTGGCGCGCAGCGAGGTGGTCACCACGCAGCCGAAGCTTCTCGATTTCGGCATCGTGCGCGTCGAACACAGCAATCGGCGCCTCACCATCGATGGCGCGGTGCTCGGGACGCCGGACTACATGTCGCCGGAGGCGGCACGCGGCGAGGAGATCAACGGGCAGACCGACATCTGGGGTTTCTGCGTCGTGTTGTACGAGCTCATGCGCGGCAACCGCCCGTTCGATGGCGACAACTACAATGCGCTGATGTTCGCCATCATCAACGACGAACCCAAGAGCCTGGCTGAGCAGGGGGTCGGGGACGAAGAGCTGTCGGCCATCGTCCAGCGCGGGCTGAAGAAGAGCAAGGACGATCGCTGGGCGACCATGCGCGATCTCGGTGAGGAGTTGGCGCTGTGGCTCGAGAGCCAGGGCGTGTCCGACGACATCACCGGCACGTCGCTCCGGCGGGGGTGGCTGGCCGAGACCGAGAGCAAACGCATCGAATTGCCGCCCTACGTCCGGGACTCGCTACGCTCGGCCGCAGGCGAGAGCCCCGCGCAGCGTGCACGCCGTGAGGCGTCGGTGGCGGTCACCGGTTCCGGGCCCAGCGTCAGTGATCAGGAGCTGGCCGCAATTGCGGAGCTCCACGCCGAAGGCGATCCCGAAGAGCTGCTTTCGCGGGCGACACGCCGTCGGAACGTGGCGGTCGTGCTTGGGCTCGTGGTGGTGATTGTCGGGACCGTTTTGGCCGTCTTGATTGGCACCGGCATCATCTTGCCGAGCTAG
- a CDS encoding periplasmic heavy metal sensor translates to MFGFLMGTACLVGLVWVIRGGRALGGCGPRSHRFRDHDGRSGHGARAFSRWLFERLDTTPGQERVIRSAIDDLVDQGHAAKRELEESRKDVARAMRADSFDAEAMGEAFAKHDVVLSSMRKAAVESLARTHEALDERQRQRLAEMIDAGIGRRWRGPYRSYS, encoded by the coding sequence ATGTTTGGATTTCTGATGGGAACGGCCTGTCTGGTCGGTCTGGTGTGGGTGATCAGGGGCGGCCGTGCGTTGGGCGGCTGCGGGCCCCGCTCCCACCGCTTCCGCGACCACGACGGACGATCGGGTCATGGTGCACGCGCCTTTTCCCGCTGGCTGTTCGAGCGACTGGACACCACACCGGGTCAGGAGCGGGTGATTCGAAGCGCGATCGACGACCTGGTCGATCAGGGCCACGCGGCGAAGCGCGAGCTCGAGGAATCGCGGAAGGACGTCGCCCGGGCGATGCGCGCCGATTCCTTCGACGCGGAGGCGATGGGCGAGGCGTTTGCAAAACACGATGTCGTCCTCTCGAGCATGAGGAAGGCAGCGGTGGAGAGCCTCGCACGCACCCACGAAGCGCTCGACGAACGGCAACGTCAGCGCCTGGCCGAGATGATTGACGCTGGGATCGGCCGTCGTTGGCGCGGTCCCTACCGCAGTTACAGCTGA
- a CDS encoding peptide chain release factor 3 produces the protein MSHQQTEVSRRRTFAIISHPDAGKTTLTEKLLLYGGAIQLAGAVKARGEQRRARSDWMKVEQQRGISVTVSAMTFEFEGGNFNLLDTPGHQDFSEDTYRTLTAVDSAVMVIDAAKGIEAQTLKLFEVCRLRDVPIITFINKLDRDGRDPFELMSEIEDRLALDVTPASWPIGMGRDFLGSYDLFHDRLLLVEKGAERAGGQIKECRGLDDPMLDQELPERSVKALREEVEMARGLCPEFDLESYRAGHMTPVFFGSALNNFGVRELLEGILRLAPSPRPQKTTTRLVDPNEEKVTGFVFKIQANMDPKHRDRIAFLRLCSGHFERGKKLLHVRSGKQMTLHNAVLFLARDREIAEEAFPGDIIGIPNHGTLRIGDALTEGEALQFTGIPSFAPELLQGVRPADPMRQKHLTRALEQLAEEGAARVFKPYFGSSFIVGVVGSLQFDVLADRIRTEYDIPVLFEGTALHTARWVDAADAAELKRFAEANRASMAEDHTGADVFLARNNWHLETTQKEWPNVRFAKTKEQAI, from the coding sequence ATGTCCCATCAGCAGACCGAAGTCTCACGGCGACGCACGTTCGCCATCATCTCCCATCCGGACGCGGGCAAGACCACGCTGACGGAGAAGTTGCTGCTGTACGGCGGCGCGATTCAGCTGGCGGGAGCGGTGAAGGCCCGCGGCGAGCAGCGGCGCGCGCGCTCGGACTGGATGAAGGTCGAACAGCAGCGCGGCATCTCGGTGACCGTCTCGGCCATGACCTTCGAGTTCGAGGGCGGCAACTTCAACTTGCTCGACACTCCAGGCCACCAGGACTTCAGCGAAGACACCTACCGCACCCTGACGGCGGTCGATTCTGCGGTCATGGTCATCGACGCGGCGAAGGGCATCGAGGCCCAGACCCTGAAGCTGTTCGAGGTGTGCCGGCTGCGCGACGTTCCCATCATCACCTTCATCAACAAACTGGATCGCGACGGCCGGGACCCGTTCGAGCTGATGAGCGAGATCGAAGACCGACTCGCGCTGGACGTCACGCCGGCGAGCTGGCCCATCGGCATGGGCCGGGACTTCCTGGGCTCCTACGATCTTTTCCACGACCGCCTGTTGTTGGTGGAAAAGGGCGCCGAGCGCGCCGGCGGCCAGATCAAGGAGTGCCGCGGGCTGGACGACCCGATGCTGGACCAAGAGCTGCCCGAGCGGTCGGTCAAGGCGCTGCGCGAGGAGGTAGAGATGGCCCGCGGACTGTGTCCGGAGTTCGATCTCGAGTCATATCGCGCCGGGCACATGACGCCGGTGTTCTTCGGCAGCGCGCTCAACAACTTCGGAGTCCGCGAGCTGCTGGAGGGGATCCTGCGGCTGGCGCCATCGCCACGCCCACAGAAGACGACCACGCGCCTGGTCGACCCGAACGAAGAGAAGGTCACGGGCTTCGTGTTCAAGATCCAGGCGAACATGGATCCAAAACACCGGGACCGCATCGCGTTCCTGCGGCTGTGCTCCGGCCATTTCGAGCGCGGGAAGAAGCTTCTGCACGTGCGCAGCGGCAAACAGATGACCCTGCACAACGCCGTGCTGTTCCTGGCGCGGGACCGCGAGATCGCGGAGGAGGCCTTTCCCGGCGACATCATCGGTATCCCGAACCACGGCACACTACGCATCGGTGACGCGCTCACCGAGGGCGAGGCGCTGCAGTTCACCGGGATCCCGAGCTTCGCGCCGGAGCTCCTGCAGGGAGTCCGTCCAGCGGATCCGATGCGCCAGAAACACCTGACGCGCGCCCTCGAGCAGCTCGCGGAGGAGGGCGCCGCACGGGTCTTCAAACCCTACTTCGGCTCGAGCTTCATCGTCGGGGTCGTGGGCTCGCTGCAGTTCGACGTGCTCGCAGACCGGATCCGGACCGAGTACGACATCCCCGTGCTCTTCGAGGGCACGGCGCTGCACACCGCCCGCTGGGTCGATGCGGCAGACGCGGCAGAGCTGAAGCGTTTTGCCGAGGCGAACCGCGCATCGATGGCCGAAGACCACACCGGTGCCGACGTGTTTCTGGCGCGCAACAACTGGCACTTGGAGACGACTCAGAAAGAGTGGCCCAACGTGCGCTTCGCGAAGACCAAAGAGCAGGCCATCTAA
- a CDS encoding protein kinase, translating into MGSRQWAAGDVLAEKYQLTQELGRGGMGAVWRADHLVLRSPVAVKLVLARVADSEALRARFLREAQASAALRSPHVVQILDYGVHEDTPFMVMELLEGESLRTRLQRQRILSPVETARILVHVARALEKAREAGIVHRDLKPDNVFIVHNADDEIVKVLDFGIAKAIGLAEGGVDTGTQTGAVLGTPHYMSPEQARGTRAVDHRSDLWALAVIAFECLTGRRPFDSAVLGDLLVKICTDPAPVPSTVAPVPPGFDAWFQRAVERDPDRRFGTALEMAEAFRALIGAGLPSMPPPSMPLPSYAAATSHIGALPSSPISVSPAVTHGPVSLTPAPKRASPLVVPLVILLGLGAAAALGAAGYLYASRSSTPVAGSASGVPTLDTPVSAAGVGLLDSTDGGVTPLRATSGSTPGAAPAAGPAGTEPTTKVKPSTDVEKALSDAEKAQADAKKAQESAKKTQESAEKTRAAAEAMKLKYGGTK; encoded by the coding sequence ATGGGATCGCGCCAGTGGGCGGCCGGTGACGTGCTCGCCGAAAAGTACCAGCTCACTCAGGAGCTTGGGCGCGGAGGCATGGGCGCGGTGTGGCGCGCCGACCACCTGGTGCTCCGCTCGCCGGTCGCCGTGAAGCTGGTGCTCGCCCGGGTCGCGGACTCAGAGGCGCTGCGCGCGCGTTTCCTTCGGGAGGCCCAGGCCTCGGCTGCGCTGCGCAGCCCTCATGTCGTTCAGATCCTCGACTACGGGGTGCACGAGGACACTCCCTTCATGGTGATGGAGCTCCTGGAGGGTGAGAGTCTGCGCACTCGCTTGCAGCGTCAGCGCATCCTCTCGCCCGTCGAGACCGCTCGCATCCTGGTGCACGTTGCTCGCGCCCTCGAGAAGGCGCGAGAGGCGGGCATCGTGCATCGCGATCTGAAGCCGGACAACGTCTTCATCGTCCACAATGCAGACGACGAGATCGTGAAGGTGCTCGACTTCGGCATAGCCAAGGCCATCGGGCTCGCCGAGGGGGGAGTCGACACGGGAACACAGACGGGCGCGGTGCTTGGAACTCCGCACTACATGAGCCCGGAGCAGGCCCGCGGCACACGAGCGGTGGACCATCGCTCCGACCTCTGGGCCCTGGCTGTCATCGCTTTCGAGTGTCTGACCGGGCGGCGTCCGTTCGACAGCGCGGTGCTCGGGGATCTGTTGGTCAAGATCTGCACCGATCCCGCGCCTGTCCCCTCGACCGTTGCGCCGGTCCCTCCCGGCTTCGACGCCTGGTTCCAGCGGGCGGTCGAGCGAGATCCCGATCGGCGCTTCGGCACTGCGCTGGAAATGGCGGAGGCATTTCGCGCCCTCATTGGGGCAGGTCTGCCGTCGATGCCACCGCCCTCGATGCCGCTGCCCTCGTACGCCGCTGCAACCTCTCACATCGGAGCGCTACCTTCGTCGCCAATCAGCGTATCGCCTGCGGTCACGCACGGTCCGGTCAGCCTCACCCCAGCGCCAAAGCGCGCGTCGCCGCTCGTGGTTCCGTTGGTGATCCTGCTTGGCCTCGGCGCGGCCGCCGCCCTGGGCGCCGCGGGGTATCTCTACGCCTCCCGCAGCTCGACCCCGGTTGCTGGCTCGGCTTCGGGTGTTCCCACGCTCGACACTCCGGTTTCGGCCGCGGGCGTCGGGTTGCTCGACAGCACCGACGGCGGAGTAACCCCGTTGCGCGCTACCTCCGGGTCGACCCCGGGTGCCGCGCCGGCGGCCGGTCCGGCCGGCACCGAGCCGACAACCAAAGTGAAACCCTCGACCGACGTCGAAAAGGCGCTGTCCGACGCTGAAAAAGCCCAGGCCGACGCCAAGAAGGCCCAGGAGAGCGCCAAGAAGACCCAGGAGAGCGCCGAGAAGACCCGCGCCGCCGCAGAGGCCATGAAGCTGAAGTACGGCGGCACGAAATGA
- a CDS encoding protein kinase, with amino-acid sequence MELQAGLRIDRYVLSEPLGEGGQGAVWKATDPLAPDEPCALKLVPVVAGRPNDLERARREARALAELSHPSIVSATALFEDLKLGVLGIAMELVRGKSLKQLAREGRLDEEEKSLVLEHVVRALDYLHRSGVVHRDVKLDNVVVRDSFWDDPTRPEGVKVVDLGIAAVAGADRDLTQEGTVVGTLSYLAPELLDPATLDGGESAPAVDVFAFGVMGWLLLTGEHPSGLPAGSKAVEYTRTYRKHAAPGAHFPQRGTIAEPALERRWQPVLERCLELDSKARFHDGSALADALEMRSPESVVVRPSRRGGGGEPTAVATPNAMVDATVLAEQSATGAVAGAATVELGPSRPPKAKKSSPVVLPLVTLLVAVVIGTAVAFYLVGSPSQAVGPSKSARPRPAHPSPVARPSASSTPSAELDAEASPSAELDASAEVPAIEAPCAHGCRSGRSCGVDGCEAALSPEDVYTLRLGGVETDAAGNSLFSTYRTAEVCISLSGSGRAPTCMPLAETLDGGVTRAALSGVGYADLVGTGLDVLVRNSVPGQGTAELASKKGVKLPDSARRSILCSGLVIDGLSVTRDVAIERVVLYLDDPAGQPSRCP; translated from the coding sequence GTGGAGCTCCAGGCTGGGCTTCGAATCGACCGTTACGTCTTGAGCGAGCCCCTCGGTGAGGGCGGCCAGGGCGCGGTCTGGAAGGCGACAGATCCACTCGCCCCTGACGAACCGTGTGCGCTCAAGCTCGTGCCCGTCGTCGCGGGCCGACCCAACGACCTCGAACGTGCGCGACGGGAAGCGCGGGCGCTGGCGGAGCTCTCCCACCCGTCCATCGTGAGCGCGACCGCGCTGTTCGAAGATCTCAAGCTGGGCGTGCTCGGTATTGCAATGGAGCTCGTGCGCGGCAAGTCGCTCAAGCAGCTCGCGCGCGAAGGGCGGCTCGACGAAGAAGAGAAGAGCCTGGTGCTGGAGCACGTCGTGCGCGCGCTCGATTACCTGCACCGAAGCGGGGTCGTTCACCGGGACGTGAAGCTCGACAACGTCGTCGTGCGCGACAGCTTCTGGGACGATCCAACACGACCCGAGGGGGTCAAGGTCGTGGACCTGGGCATCGCGGCCGTTGCAGGCGCAGACCGCGATCTGACCCAGGAGGGCACCGTCGTGGGGACCCTGTCCTACCTCGCTCCGGAGCTGCTCGACCCAGCGACCTTGGACGGCGGGGAGAGTGCTCCAGCCGTGGACGTGTTCGCGTTCGGGGTCATGGGCTGGCTGCTGCTCACGGGTGAGCACCCATCGGGGTTGCCGGCAGGCTCCAAGGCGGTCGAATACACGCGCACTTACCGCAAACACGCGGCGCCGGGCGCACACTTTCCACAGCGAGGGACGATCGCCGAGCCGGCCCTCGAGCGCCGCTGGCAGCCGGTGCTCGAGAGGTGTCTCGAGCTCGACTCGAAAGCACGCTTTCACGACGGCAGCGCCCTGGCCGACGCCCTCGAGATGCGTTCCCCGGAGAGTGTCGTCGTGCGCCCATCGCGCCGCGGCGGCGGCGGCGAGCCGACTGCCGTCGCAACGCCCAACGCGATGGTCGACGCCACGGTCTTGGCCGAACAATCGGCGACCGGCGCGGTTGCAGGAGCAGCAACGGTGGAGCTTGGGCCAAGCCGGCCCCCAAAGGCCAAGAAGAGCAGCCCCGTCGTGCTGCCCCTCGTCACGCTGCTCGTGGCCGTTGTCATCGGCACCGCGGTCGCGTTTTACCTGGTGGGCTCCCCTTCACAGGCGGTCGGACCGAGCAAGAGCGCACGCCCCCGCCCCGCGCACCCGTCGCCCGTCGCGCGCCCGAGCGCGAGCAGCACGCCGAGCGCGGAGCTGGATGCGGAGGCCTCTCCCAGCGCGGAGCTGGATGCGAGCGCAGAGGTTCCTGCGATTGAAGCGCCGTGTGCGCATGGCTGTCGTTCGGGTCGCAGCTGCGGCGTCGATGGTTGTGAGGCCGCACTCTCACCGGAAGACGTGTACACTCTCCGACTCGGCGGCGTCGAGACGGACGCCGCGGGCAACTCTCTCTTTTCGACCTATCGGACGGCGGAGGTCTGCATCTCCTTGTCGGGAAGCGGCCGAGCTCCGACGTGTATGCCGCTCGCCGAGACACTGGACGGGGGAGTGACGAGAGCGGCGCTCAGCGGCGTGGGATATGCGGATCTGGTAGGGACGGGCCTCGACGTGCTGGTCCGAAACTCGGTGCCCGGTCAGGGCACCGCCGAGCTCGCGTCCAAGAAGGGCGTGAAGCTCCCGGACAGCGCCCGGCGCAGCATCCTGTGCTCCGGCCTCGTGATCGACGGACTCAGCGTGACCCGCGACGTAGCCATCGAACGCGTCGTCTTGTACCTCGACGACCCCGCCGGTCAGCCGTCGCGCTGTCCCTGA